In Salarias fasciatus chromosome 2, fSalaFa1.1, whole genome shotgun sequence, one genomic interval encodes:
- the ogt.1 gene encoding UDP-N-acetylglucosamine--peptide N-acetylglucosaminyltransferase 110 kDa subunit isoform X5 translates to MASSVGNVADSTGLAELAHREYQSGDFEAAERHCMQLWRQEPDNTGVLLLLSSIHFQCRRLDRSAHFSTLAIKQNPMLAEAYSNLGNVYKERGQLQEAIEHYRHALRLKPDFIDGYINLAAALVAAGDMEGAVQAYVSALQYNPDLYCVRSDLGNLLKALGRLEEAKACYLKAIETQPNFAVAWSNLGCVFNAQGEIWLAIHHFEKAVTLDPNFLDAYINLGNVLKEARIFDRAVAGYLRALSLSPNHAVVHGNLACVYYEQGLIDLAIDTYRRAIELQPHFPDAYCNLANALKEKGNVVSEAEECYNTALRLCPTHADSLNNLANIKREQGNIEEAVQLYRKALEVFPEFAAAHSNLASVLQQQGKLQEALMHYKEAIRISPTFADAYSNMGNTLKEMQDVQGALQCYTRAIQINPAFADAHSNLASIHKDSGNIPEAIASYRTALKLKPDFPDAYCNLAHCLQIVCDWTDYDERMKKLVSIVADQLDKNRLPSVHPHHSMLYPLSHNFRKAIAERHGNLCLDKVHAMIKINALHKPAYEHPKDLKASNGRLRIGYVSSDFGNHPTSHLMQSIPGMHNPEKFEVFCYALSPDDSTNFRVKVVAEAHHFTDLSQIPCNGKAADRIHQDGVHILVNMNGYTKGARNELFALRPAPIQAMWLGYPGTSGAPFMDYIITDKETSPMEVAEQYSEKLAYMPHTFFIGDHANMFPHLKKKAVIDFKSNGHIFDNRIVLNGIDVKAFLDSLPDVKVIKMKCDNNQESTADTNGALSMPVIPMNTAAEAIINMINQGQIQVTINGFTVSNGLATTQINNKAATGEEVPRTIVVTTRSQYGLPEDSIVYCNFNQLYKIDPPTLQMWANILKRVPNSVLWLLRFPAVGEPNIQQYAQNMGLPGSRIIFSPVAPKEEHVRRGQLADVCLDTPLCNGHTTGMDVLWAGTPMVTMPGETLASRVAASQLNCLGCPELIAQSRQDYEDIAVKLGSDMEYLKMVRARVWKQRICSPLFNTKQYTIDLERLYLQMWEHHSSGNKPDHMVKNQSVETSENA, encoded by the exons GTCGGCTCATTTCAGTACCTTGGCCATCAAGCAGAACCCAATGCTGGCCGAGGCCTACTCCAACCTGGGGAACGTGTACAAGGAGCGTGGACAACTGCAGGAGGCCATCGAGCATTACCGCCACGCACTGAGGCTAAAGCCGGACTTCATCGATGGTTACATCAACCTGGCTGCAGCTCTCGTGGCCGCAGGTGACATGGAGGGAGCGGTGCAAGCTTATGTGTCAGCGTTACAGTATAATCCT GATCTTTACTGTGTCCGTAGTGATTTGGGCAATTTGCTTAAAGCCCTTGGGCGTTTGGAAGAGGCTAAG GCTTGCTACCTGAAAGCCATTGAGACTCAGCCCAACTTTGCAGTGGCTTGGAGCAACCTGGGCTGTGTGTTCAATGCCCAGGGAGAGATCTGGCTGGCCATACACCACTTCGAAAAG gctgtgACTTTGGATCCGAATTTTCTGGATGCCTACATCAATTTAGGCAACGTTTTGAAGGAAGCTCGCATCTTTGACAG AGCTGTGGCTGGATACCTGAGGGCTCTGAGCCTGAGTCCCAACCATGCCGTCGTCCATGGAAACCTGGCCTGTGTCTACTACGAGCAGGGCCTCATTGATCTGGCCATCGACACGTACCGTCGTGCGATTGAATTGCAGCCACACTTTCCTGATGCCTACTGCAACTTGGCAAACGCCCTCAAGGAGAAAGGAAATGTA GTGTCGGAAGCTGAGGAATGCTACAACACTGCTTTGCGTTTGTGTCCAACTCACGCCGACTCGCTCAATAACTTGGCCAACATCAAGCGTGAGCAGGGTAACATTGAAGAGGCTGTTCAGCTCTACAGAAAAGCCCTAGAG GTGTTCCCCGAATTTGCGGCAGCTCACTCTAACCTGGCCagtgtcctgcagcagcaggggaaACTTCAGGAGGCCCTCATGCACTACAAGGAGGCCATTag GATCAGCCCCACCTTTGCTGATGCCTACTCCAACATGGGCAATACACTGAAGGAAATGCAAGACGTACAAGGAGCTCTGCAGTGCTACACCCGTGCCATCCAGATCAACCCCGCCTTTGCTGACGCTCACAGCAATCTGGCCTCCATTCACAAG gATTCTGGAAACATCCCAGAGGCCATCGCATCTTATCGCACAGCCTTAAAGCTGAAGCCAGACTTCCCTGATGCTTACTGCAATCTGGCCCACTGCCTAcag aTTGTTTGTGACTGGACAGATTATGACGAGCGGATGAAAAAGCTTGTGAGCATTGTAGCTGACCAGCTGGACAAGAACCGCCTGCCGTCAGTGCACCCACACCACAGCATGCTGTATCCGCTCTCTCACAACTTCCGCAAGGCCATTGCTGAACGCCACGGAAACCTTTGCCTGGACAAGGTACACGCAATGATCAAA ATCAATGCCCTACACAAACCTGCTTATGAGCATCCCAAAGACCTGAAGGCGAGCAACGGACGCCTGCGGATCGGCTATGTCAGCTCAGACTTTGGCAACCACCCGACTTCACACCTGATGCAGTCAATTCCTGGAATGCACAACCCCGAGAAGTTTGAG GTGTTCTGCTACGCGCTCAGCCCTGACGACAGCACCAACTTCCGCGTCAAAGTGGTAGCAGAAGCTCATCATTTCACAGACCTCTCACAG ATCCCTTGCAATGGCAAGGCAGCTGATCGTATTCACCAAGATGGAGTACACATTCTGGTCAACATGAACGGATACACCAAGGGAGCACGGAATGAGCTGTTTGCACTGCGCCCCGCCCCGATTCAG GCCATGTGGCTGGGTTACCCTGGAACCAGCGGCGCCCCCTTCATGGACTATATCATCACAGACAAGGAGACTTCGCCGATGGAAGTCGCTGAGCAGTACTCGGAGAAGCTCGCCTACATGCCCCATACTTTCTTTATTGGAGACCACGCCAACATGTTCCCCCACCTCAAG AAAAAGGCTGTGATTGACTTCAAGTCAAACGGACACATCTTTGACAACCGCATTGTCCTCAACGGTATCGACGTGAAGGCCTTCTTGGACAGCCTGCCAGATGTCAAAGTGATTAAG ATGAAATGTGACAACAACCAGGAATCCACCGCGGACACCAACGGCGCTCTCTCTATGCCCGTAATACCCATGAACACAGCAGCTGAAGCGATCATCAACATGATCAATCAAGGCCAAATCCAGGTCACAATCAACGGCTTCACTGTCAGCAACGGGCTGGCCACCACACAG ATCAACAACAAAGCTGCCACAGGGGAGGAAGTGCCTCGCACAATTGTAGTGACGACTCGCTCACAGTATGGCCTCCCAGAGGACTCGATTGTCTATTGCAATTTCAACCAGCTCTACAAGATCGACCCTCCTACCCTTCAGATGTGGGCCAAC ATCCTGAAGCGTGTGCCCAACAGCGTGCTCTGGCTGCTCCGCTTCCCTGCCGTCGGCGAGCCCAACATCCAGCAGTATGCTCAGAACATGGGCCTGCCCGGCTCGCGCATCATCTTCTCCCCCGTGGCTCCCAAGGAGGAGCATGTGAGGCGGGGCCAGCTGGCCGACGTGTGCTTGGACACCCCTCTGTGCAACGGTCACACCACCGGCATGGACGTGCTCTGGGCTGGAACACCCATGGTCACCATGCCAG GCGAGACTCTTGCATCCCGAGTGGCCGCCTCTCAACTCAACTGCCTGGGCTGCCCGGAGCTAATAGCCCAGAGTCGGCAGGACTATGAAGACATAGCAGTCAAACTGGGCTCCGACATGGAATA CCTGAAGATGGTTCGAGCGCGCGTTTGGAAGCAACGGATCTGCAGCCCTCTTTTCAACACCAAACAGTACACAATTGACTTGGAGCGGCTCTACCTGCAGATGTGGGAGCACCACAGCAGCGGCAACAAGCCGGACCACATGGTCAAAAACCAGAGCGTAGAGACCAGCGAGAACGCCTGA
- the ogt.1 gene encoding UDP-N-acetylglucosamine--peptide N-acetylglucosaminyltransferase 110 kDa subunit isoform X7 codes for MACYLKAIETQPNFAVAWSNLGCVFNAQGEIWLAIHHFEKAVTLDPNFLDAYINLGNVLKEARIFDRAVAGYLRALSLSPNHAVVHGNLACVYYEQGLIDLAIDTYRRAIELQPHFPDAYCNLANALKEKGNVVSEAEECYNTALRLCPTHADSLNNLANIKREQGNIEEAVQLYRKALEVFPEFAAAHSNLASVLQQQGKLQEALMHYKEAIRISPTFADAYSNMGNTLKEMQDVQGALQCYTRAIQINPAFADAHSNLASIHKDSGNIPEAIASYRTALKLKPDFPDAYCNLAHCLQIVCDWTDYDERMKKLVSIVADQLDKNRLPSVHPHHSMLYPLSHNFRKAIAERHGNLCLDKVHAMIKINALHKPAYEHPKDLKASNGRLRIGYVSSDFGNHPTSHLMQSIPGMHNPEKFEVFCYALSPDDSTNFRVKVVAEAHHFTDLSQIPCNGKAADRIHQDGVHILVNMNGYTKGARNELFALRPAPIQAMWLGYPGTSGAPFMDYIITDKETSPMEVAEQYSEKLAYMPHTFFIGDHANMFPHLKKKAVIDFKSNGHIFDNRIVLNGIDVKAFLDSLPDVKVIKMKCDNNQESTADTNGALSMPVIPMNTAAEAIINMINQGQIQVTINGFTVSNGLATTQINNKAATGEEVPRTIVVTTRSQYGLPEDSIVYCNFNQLYKIDPPTLQMWANILKRVPNSVLWLLRFPAVGEPNIQQYAQNMGLPGSRIIFSPVAPKEEHVRRGQLADVCLDTPLCNGHTTGMDVLWAGTPMVTMPGETLASRVAASQLNCLGCPELIAQSRQDYEDIAVKLGSDMEYLKMVRARVWKQRICSPLFNTKQYTIDLERLYLQMWEHHSSGNKPDHMVKNQSVETSENA; via the exons ATG GCTTGCTACCTGAAAGCCATTGAGACTCAGCCCAACTTTGCAGTGGCTTGGAGCAACCTGGGCTGTGTGTTCAATGCCCAGGGAGAGATCTGGCTGGCCATACACCACTTCGAAAAG gctgtgACTTTGGATCCGAATTTTCTGGATGCCTACATCAATTTAGGCAACGTTTTGAAGGAAGCTCGCATCTTTGACAG AGCTGTGGCTGGATACCTGAGGGCTCTGAGCCTGAGTCCCAACCATGCCGTCGTCCATGGAAACCTGGCCTGTGTCTACTACGAGCAGGGCCTCATTGATCTGGCCATCGACACGTACCGTCGTGCGATTGAATTGCAGCCACACTTTCCTGATGCCTACTGCAACTTGGCAAACGCCCTCAAGGAGAAAGGAAATGTA GTGTCGGAAGCTGAGGAATGCTACAACACTGCTTTGCGTTTGTGTCCAACTCACGCCGACTCGCTCAATAACTTGGCCAACATCAAGCGTGAGCAGGGTAACATTGAAGAGGCTGTTCAGCTCTACAGAAAAGCCCTAGAG GTGTTCCCCGAATTTGCGGCAGCTCACTCTAACCTGGCCagtgtcctgcagcagcaggggaaACTTCAGGAGGCCCTCATGCACTACAAGGAGGCCATTag GATCAGCCCCACCTTTGCTGATGCCTACTCCAACATGGGCAATACACTGAAGGAAATGCAAGACGTACAAGGAGCTCTGCAGTGCTACACCCGTGCCATCCAGATCAACCCCGCCTTTGCTGACGCTCACAGCAATCTGGCCTCCATTCACAAG gATTCTGGAAACATCCCAGAGGCCATCGCATCTTATCGCACAGCCTTAAAGCTGAAGCCAGACTTCCCTGATGCTTACTGCAATCTGGCCCACTGCCTAcag aTTGTTTGTGACTGGACAGATTATGACGAGCGGATGAAAAAGCTTGTGAGCATTGTAGCTGACCAGCTGGACAAGAACCGCCTGCCGTCAGTGCACCCACACCACAGCATGCTGTATCCGCTCTCTCACAACTTCCGCAAGGCCATTGCTGAACGCCACGGAAACCTTTGCCTGGACAAGGTACACGCAATGATCAAA ATCAATGCCCTACACAAACCTGCTTATGAGCATCCCAAAGACCTGAAGGCGAGCAACGGACGCCTGCGGATCGGCTATGTCAGCTCAGACTTTGGCAACCACCCGACTTCACACCTGATGCAGTCAATTCCTGGAATGCACAACCCCGAGAAGTTTGAG GTGTTCTGCTACGCGCTCAGCCCTGACGACAGCACCAACTTCCGCGTCAAAGTGGTAGCAGAAGCTCATCATTTCACAGACCTCTCACAG ATCCCTTGCAATGGCAAGGCAGCTGATCGTATTCACCAAGATGGAGTACACATTCTGGTCAACATGAACGGATACACCAAGGGAGCACGGAATGAGCTGTTTGCACTGCGCCCCGCCCCGATTCAG GCCATGTGGCTGGGTTACCCTGGAACCAGCGGCGCCCCCTTCATGGACTATATCATCACAGACAAGGAGACTTCGCCGATGGAAGTCGCTGAGCAGTACTCGGAGAAGCTCGCCTACATGCCCCATACTTTCTTTATTGGAGACCACGCCAACATGTTCCCCCACCTCAAG AAAAAGGCTGTGATTGACTTCAAGTCAAACGGACACATCTTTGACAACCGCATTGTCCTCAACGGTATCGACGTGAAGGCCTTCTTGGACAGCCTGCCAGATGTCAAAGTGATTAAG ATGAAATGTGACAACAACCAGGAATCCACCGCGGACACCAACGGCGCTCTCTCTATGCCCGTAATACCCATGAACACAGCAGCTGAAGCGATCATCAACATGATCAATCAAGGCCAAATCCAGGTCACAATCAACGGCTTCACTGTCAGCAACGGGCTGGCCACCACACAG ATCAACAACAAAGCTGCCACAGGGGAGGAAGTGCCTCGCACAATTGTAGTGACGACTCGCTCACAGTATGGCCTCCCAGAGGACTCGATTGTCTATTGCAATTTCAACCAGCTCTACAAGATCGACCCTCCTACCCTTCAGATGTGGGCCAAC ATCCTGAAGCGTGTGCCCAACAGCGTGCTCTGGCTGCTCCGCTTCCCTGCCGTCGGCGAGCCCAACATCCAGCAGTATGCTCAGAACATGGGCCTGCCCGGCTCGCGCATCATCTTCTCCCCCGTGGCTCCCAAGGAGGAGCATGTGAGGCGGGGCCAGCTGGCCGACGTGTGCTTGGACACCCCTCTGTGCAACGGTCACACCACCGGCATGGACGTGCTCTGGGCTGGAACACCCATGGTCACCATGCCAG GCGAGACTCTTGCATCCCGAGTGGCCGCCTCTCAACTCAACTGCCTGGGCTGCCCGGAGCTAATAGCCCAGAGTCGGCAGGACTATGAAGACATAGCAGTCAAACTGGGCTCCGACATGGAATA CCTGAAGATGGTTCGAGCGCGCGTTTGGAAGCAACGGATCTGCAGCCCTCTTTTCAACACCAAACAGTACACAATTGACTTGGAGCGGCTCTACCTGCAGATGTGGGAGCACCACAGCAGCGGCAACAAGCCGGACCACATGGTCAAAAACCAGAGCGTAGAGACCAGCGAGAACGCCTGA
- the ogt.1 gene encoding UDP-N-acetylglucosamine--peptide N-acetylglucosaminyltransferase 110 kDa subunit isoform X6 — MASSVGNVADSTGLAELAHREYQSGDFEAAERHCMQLWRQEPDNTGVLLLLSSIHFQCRRLDRSAHFSTLAIKQNPMLAEAYSNLGNVYKERGQLQEAIEHYRHALRLKPDFIDGYINLAAALVAAGDMEGAVQAYVSALQYNPDLYCVRSDLGNLLKALGRLEEAKACYLKAIETQPNFAVAWSNLGCVFNAQGEIWLAIHHFEKAVTLDPNFLDAYINLGNVLKEARIFDRAVAGYLRALSLSPNHAVVHGNLACVYYEQGLIDLAIDTYRRAIELQPHFPDAYCNLANALKEKGNVSEAEECYNTALRLCPTHADSLNNLANIKREQGNIEEAVQLYRKALEVFPEFAAAHSNLASVLQQQGKLQEALMHYKEAIRISPTFADAYSNMGNTLKEMQDVQGALQCYTRAIQINPAFADAHSNLASIHKDSGNIPEAIASYRTALKLKPDFPDAYCNLAHCLQIVCDWTDYDERMKKLVSIVADQLDKNRLPSVHPHHSMLYPLSHNFRKAIAERHGNLCLDKINALHKPAYEHPKDLKASNGRLRIGYVSSDFGNHPTSHLMQSIPGMHNPEKFEVFCYALSPDDSTNFRVKVVAEAHHFTDLSQIPCNGKAADRIHQDGVHILVNMNGYTKGARNELFALRPAPIQAMWLGYPGTSGAPFMDYIITDKETSPMEVAEQYSEKLAYMPHTFFIGDHANMFPHLKKKAVIDFKSNGHIFDNRIVLNGIDVKAFLDSLPDVKVIKMKCDNNQESTADTNGALSMPVIPMNTAAEAIINMINQGQIQVTINGFTVSNGLATTQINNKAATGEEVPRTIVVTTRSQYGLPEDSIVYCNFNQLYKIDPPTLQMWANILKRVPNSVLWLLRFPAVGEPNIQQYAQNMGLPGSRIIFSPVAPKEEHVRRGQLADVCLDTPLCNGHTTGMDVLWAGTPMVTMPGETLASRVAASQLNCLGCPELIAQSRQDYEDIAVKLGSDMEYLKMVRARVWKQRICSPLFNTKQYTIDLERLYLQMWEHHSSGNKPDHMVKNQSVETSENA; from the exons GTCGGCTCATTTCAGTACCTTGGCCATCAAGCAGAACCCAATGCTGGCCGAGGCCTACTCCAACCTGGGGAACGTGTACAAGGAGCGTGGACAACTGCAGGAGGCCATCGAGCATTACCGCCACGCACTGAGGCTAAAGCCGGACTTCATCGATGGTTACATCAACCTGGCTGCAGCTCTCGTGGCCGCAGGTGACATGGAGGGAGCGGTGCAAGCTTATGTGTCAGCGTTACAGTATAATCCT GATCTTTACTGTGTCCGTAGTGATTTGGGCAATTTGCTTAAAGCCCTTGGGCGTTTGGAAGAGGCTAAG GCTTGCTACCTGAAAGCCATTGAGACTCAGCCCAACTTTGCAGTGGCTTGGAGCAACCTGGGCTGTGTGTTCAATGCCCAGGGAGAGATCTGGCTGGCCATACACCACTTCGAAAAG gctgtgACTTTGGATCCGAATTTTCTGGATGCCTACATCAATTTAGGCAACGTTTTGAAGGAAGCTCGCATCTTTGACAG AGCTGTGGCTGGATACCTGAGGGCTCTGAGCCTGAGTCCCAACCATGCCGTCGTCCATGGAAACCTGGCCTGTGTCTACTACGAGCAGGGCCTCATTGATCTGGCCATCGACACGTACCGTCGTGCGATTGAATTGCAGCCACACTTTCCTGATGCCTACTGCAACTTGGCAAACGCCCTCAAGGAGAAAGGAAAT GTGTCGGAAGCTGAGGAATGCTACAACACTGCTTTGCGTTTGTGTCCAACTCACGCCGACTCGCTCAATAACTTGGCCAACATCAAGCGTGAGCAGGGTAACATTGAAGAGGCTGTTCAGCTCTACAGAAAAGCCCTAGAG GTGTTCCCCGAATTTGCGGCAGCTCACTCTAACCTGGCCagtgtcctgcagcagcaggggaaACTTCAGGAGGCCCTCATGCACTACAAGGAGGCCATTag GATCAGCCCCACCTTTGCTGATGCCTACTCCAACATGGGCAATACACTGAAGGAAATGCAAGACGTACAAGGAGCTCTGCAGTGCTACACCCGTGCCATCCAGATCAACCCCGCCTTTGCTGACGCTCACAGCAATCTGGCCTCCATTCACAAG gATTCTGGAAACATCCCAGAGGCCATCGCATCTTATCGCACAGCCTTAAAGCTGAAGCCAGACTTCCCTGATGCTTACTGCAATCTGGCCCACTGCCTAcag aTTGTTTGTGACTGGACAGATTATGACGAGCGGATGAAAAAGCTTGTGAGCATTGTAGCTGACCAGCTGGACAAGAACCGCCTGCCGTCAGTGCACCCACACCACAGCATGCTGTATCCGCTCTCTCACAACTTCCGCAAGGCCATTGCTGAACGCCACGGAAACCTTTGCCTGGACAAG ATCAATGCCCTACACAAACCTGCTTATGAGCATCCCAAAGACCTGAAGGCGAGCAACGGACGCCTGCGGATCGGCTATGTCAGCTCAGACTTTGGCAACCACCCGACTTCACACCTGATGCAGTCAATTCCTGGAATGCACAACCCCGAGAAGTTTGAG GTGTTCTGCTACGCGCTCAGCCCTGACGACAGCACCAACTTCCGCGTCAAAGTGGTAGCAGAAGCTCATCATTTCACAGACCTCTCACAG ATCCCTTGCAATGGCAAGGCAGCTGATCGTATTCACCAAGATGGAGTACACATTCTGGTCAACATGAACGGATACACCAAGGGAGCACGGAATGAGCTGTTTGCACTGCGCCCCGCCCCGATTCAG GCCATGTGGCTGGGTTACCCTGGAACCAGCGGCGCCCCCTTCATGGACTATATCATCACAGACAAGGAGACTTCGCCGATGGAAGTCGCTGAGCAGTACTCGGAGAAGCTCGCCTACATGCCCCATACTTTCTTTATTGGAGACCACGCCAACATGTTCCCCCACCTCAAG AAAAAGGCTGTGATTGACTTCAAGTCAAACGGACACATCTTTGACAACCGCATTGTCCTCAACGGTATCGACGTGAAGGCCTTCTTGGACAGCCTGCCAGATGTCAAAGTGATTAAG ATGAAATGTGACAACAACCAGGAATCCACCGCGGACACCAACGGCGCTCTCTCTATGCCCGTAATACCCATGAACACAGCAGCTGAAGCGATCATCAACATGATCAATCAAGGCCAAATCCAGGTCACAATCAACGGCTTCACTGTCAGCAACGGGCTGGCCACCACACAG ATCAACAACAAAGCTGCCACAGGGGAGGAAGTGCCTCGCACAATTGTAGTGACGACTCGCTCACAGTATGGCCTCCCAGAGGACTCGATTGTCTATTGCAATTTCAACCAGCTCTACAAGATCGACCCTCCTACCCTTCAGATGTGGGCCAAC ATCCTGAAGCGTGTGCCCAACAGCGTGCTCTGGCTGCTCCGCTTCCCTGCCGTCGGCGAGCCCAACATCCAGCAGTATGCTCAGAACATGGGCCTGCCCGGCTCGCGCATCATCTTCTCCCCCGTGGCTCCCAAGGAGGAGCATGTGAGGCGGGGCCAGCTGGCCGACGTGTGCTTGGACACCCCTCTGTGCAACGGTCACACCACCGGCATGGACGTGCTCTGGGCTGGAACACCCATGGTCACCATGCCAG GCGAGACTCTTGCATCCCGAGTGGCCGCCTCTCAACTCAACTGCCTGGGCTGCCCGGAGCTAATAGCCCAGAGTCGGCAGGACTATGAAGACATAGCAGTCAAACTGGGCTCCGACATGGAATA CCTGAAGATGGTTCGAGCGCGCGTTTGGAAGCAACGGATCTGCAGCCCTCTTTTCAACACCAAACAGTACACAATTGACTTGGAGCGGCTCTACCTGCAGATGTGGGAGCACCACAGCAGCGGCAACAAGCCGGACCACATGGTCAAAAACCAGAGCGTAGAGACCAGCGAGAACGCCTGA